CACTGTGCAAATTCAAGCTGCCTTTTGGTTATTGCGTGCAATCCTAGTTTGTCTATTCCCAAAACTatgcacagaactgaaaaaaaaaaaaaaccagagaaATGTACAAAAAGGATGATCCACTGAAGTAGCTGGATCCCTTTGAATACTGATGGGACAGATGTGGTGGATAGAATCCCTACTCTCAATGCAAAAAATCCAGCAGCCAAAGGGGAGGATGGGAAAAGTGCATCATATTAGTAGCGATGAAGAGAGGTGAGAAAGGAGTGTGTACGTGCTATGTGCCATGACACAAGAAGTAGCAGAGCTCTTTGAGATGGTCATTTGTCAGACCTAGAGCAGACAAGCAAAAAATGCATGTTCACCTAGGGCATAACATGGCTGTGGAATTACTGACTGAAGGTCCTGTGGATGCCCAAAGTGTGAGATCAACCAGAGCCATGGAGAACTGCCCCATCAGGAGCTCTGCAACCTGAGGGTACAGCGGCAGCCTCTGGCTCTGCATTTTCCTAAAATGGTTCATTTTCCATTAGTTGAAAGGCTGTATGGGGACATGACCAGCATGAATTCACCCTGTTTCTGTACATTTGGTATTAAAGCATCTTTACTGGACCCTAAGCCGATGGACTGGGCACTAAGCTagtgggttgatggttggactagatgattttagtggccttttccaaccttaatgattctatgaatctaatGGTCTTTTGTTTTAGTTTGCTGTGTCTACTCTGTGTTCTTATATTCTGTATttactgaacagaaaataaacaaactgggagagcagagaggcacACAGTGCAATTTGTATATTGCAACGGATTATATTGCTCCTACCCAGGAACAGTTCAACATATGTCCCAATGTGTTCGACCCATACCACAGTGGCTTAACGTACCTTACATAAACTGGTGTGTCACAAGAGGTATTGCATGAAGAACCCGGgattttccagaagaaaatctttgtaGGTTCAGAACCCAACACTGCTTTTTGACTGGGAAGTGAGAAGCAACTTGATTCTGGTTGGATTAGAAGTCACCAAAAAGATGGGTCACTTTTTGATTGGCTTGATGTGCACTtactgaaaagggaaagcaagtgACACTACCCACAGCAAATATGTTATAAAAGAGGGTCTCAGTCCCACAGCCAAAATCCCCTGGAAGGAAGGGAGCAAGAGGTGTTCTTGTTTGGCTTCTGGGCTCATCTAAGATCTGGTAACTTCTCAGTTcttctcagtctttcttttaatgtcttCTATGcttttgtaatatatatatatacctgtgtgtgtgcgtgtctTCAGCATTATTCATCTAAACTTgtagtttacaaaaaaaaaaagttataagtTTATCTGCAATTACAAAGGCTGAGTAAGCAGTTCAAATATGTGCTACTATTTTGCAGGCTTCGGTAAAGTAGGTTTTGATAAAGATACCCCACTTGTTCATtccaaggagaaaaatgagGCGAGGTCAGGCTGAAAAGCTGCTGGTCTCTTAGACAGAAACCAAAATATATTTGGTATCAATGTTAAgaactttatttcattttcagaattaagtTCACTTTGCTTACTTATTTCTCCTGACGTTTTCAAATACAGAGAATTTTGCTCCAGCTTCTGATGCCAATTTCTAACCTGCTTTGGGCTACTCCTTGCCATTCCATTTGCAGAAATACAACTTTTCATCACAACCTCATTTCCCTTGCAGTgcttaagagaaaataatttgtggTGGATCAGAAGAATCACCAGCACCACAATGAATGATATTAACTACCTCCCTTCTGTCCATAAGCCTAAATTGGGCATCTTAACCCACTTTGCTTATGCTATTCATGTTGGTCATTGACTCTTTCAGTGACTTCATTACGggattgctttttaaatgtctcTTGTCAGTTGGGAGCGGATTTGGTTGTTTTTGGAATTTGGAATTTCCATTCCTGTATGGAAATACCAAAATGGAAATTTCCGTTATGAAATTTGGAGTTTTCATTCCTGAATGATCATCTGTAGAGTAAAGCTGAAGATTTTGAGCGAATTGCTTCTGATAAGATTCAGCATTGGAAAATGCTGTCATTCATAAGCTCAGCTACAGAATCAGAAGACTGTAGATTCCAGGGACTGCCTCTCTCAcacctttcttcttccctgcagcagctcagcaaatCTGCAGCCATGAGGATTCTTtacctgcttttctctctcctctttctggCACTCCAGGTTTCTCCAGGTAAGATGAAAGAGGAATTAAAGGGTGCCAGGAGGGGATTTCTGTGCACCCAAAGTAAGAGGCACAATGAGTTAAAATTACTCGAAATGAAACAGGAGTTCATCACATACTCGTCTTGGCTCCTGTGCTGTCCGCATCCCCTTTGAAAACTCTGCATTCTAAAGTTAGAGAAATgatgactgctgaaaaatatcATTCCTCCTTAGTGGTGTCTTCCCAAAATGTCCATGGTAAATGTTCTGGAGTTAGGCACCTGCCGTGTTTTTTTGAACACCAAAGCAGTATATATGTGGGCAAAACGAAGGTTGGCCAACTGTTTTTGGATGGGAACCAGTACTGAAGACCAAGAGACATAAGGGGAAGGACCAGGACTCAGGAGGTCAGTGTCTTTCCCCACCTGTACTTTAATGCCAAATATTCTGCCTTCAGGACCGAGATGCAGGGCTTAGATTTTGGTAGATCTACAACTGACTGTTCTGCAATGCCACATAGGCACTGATGAGTCTGCTCCCCTCTCTGAAAATACTATCATCTGGATGCATATCCCCCTGGATATGTGGGGGGAGGATAACAACTGGTTTATGGGGTTTGTAGACCTGCTTCATGAGCTCAGCTTTCAACATGGCCAAATCTGCACAGCAGCCCTTAAGGCAGCTCAATGAGTGGGGCTGCATTTGCCCTGCCTTGCAGAGTCAGAGGGAAggaacactgctgctgttgttgcagGACTGTCATTGTCCCGGCGGGACATGTTGTTCTGTAATGGAGGGTCCTGTCACTTTGGAAGATGTCCCAGCCATCTAATCAAAGTTGGGCGCTGCTTTGGGTTCCGTAACTGCTGCAAGTGGTGAGTTTGATGTTCACTGATGCTCATCTGTTTCGTGagtaaacaaatacattttgctCAAGATGCTGTTGAATGTTCAGTCTGgatttatgaaaaagaaaaccctatATATCGCAAGGACAGCCTGGTGTAAGTTACtagcagagctgcagttctcTTTCTCCTGAGACGTGCACCATGATGTGTCCAAGCACGAAGGGCAAAGTATGGGCATAGATGCCAGCCATgtgcagtcccagctctctttGACCCCTTATAGCTCCTCTGCCAGAGCAAAATTTCAGGgtttcatattttcagaactGGGTTGCTGCGGTGTGTGGGGTACAAGAGGGTTGCACTGCAGGGTGAACACAAATCCAAGTGCAATCGAGTGTGTGCAAAAAGTGAAACTGTGTCAAAGGAAAATTTGGTACAATCAGGAATGAAAGCATTCACGCCAAGGCCAGGGGATATCAGTTCAGTTCCCTGCTTTTCCTAGAGCGATAGGAAAGCACTGCTCCCAGTCAGACAGGACTGCACAAGGCTGTCCCAATCTGACTTGTACGTGACATTAGATGTTTTGGTATGTATATACCCAAGAGGAAAACATGCATGGATTGAGAGTGAGTAGGGAAGGAACGTAAATACAAaaagaatctgattttttttttctctttatgcaGGCCATGGAACGCATAAAAACTTCATGGCCTGTCCATTCAAGAGCTTTGAAAACTTCTTCCAGGAACTTGCTCTGAATCCCCTTCACGCTACAGCAAAGCCTCAGCAGCAAGAAGACACCTCTCCTGTTTAATGCGATATGTTTTGTGTTGTAGAGTAAATACAAATATCTTCTGCAttgcctttcttccttttgaataAATTGTCATTGCGTAGCATCCACATTGGTGTCAGTTGCATATTAGggtattaggaaatatttcttctcagaacgAGCAGcgatgcagtggcacaggctgcccagggaggtgttacagagccatggagatgtggcactgagggatgtgatcagcgggcatggtgggatgggctggggttggacttggggatcttggaagtcttttccaacctgaatgattctagGATTATATGCATGGATTGAGGGTAACAGCTCTATCTGGGTAGAAAAATCACAACATTTGGATATCCTAAGAGTGTTTGCACTTCTTACCCAGGGACAAGCTTATCCCCAGGTGTCCCGTCCAACTTCTGATCCTCTGTGGCATGATTTCTTATACAGTGATACAAAAATTCACatcctggatttttttccccattgtttCTTACACGGATCCTGGTGGCAGTACCGGGGCTGTCCAGTGTTAGAGCAGTAATTGGTACAGCTTGGACCAGCAGGAAATATGGGTGATCCAGGCTGAGAAGCAGCCTGAGGACCTGTTGGATCTGCCATCCCATGTGGAGGGGAACCAAAGGGAGGATGGGGCAGATGTGGTGGCAGGGACTGCCATGCCGAATTCAGGTAGCATGGAATCTAGCATAGCCCTTAAATAGGATAAGGACTTGTTCTTCACTTTGACCTCCTTCCCTTCTTAAACACTCCTAGAGCCTTCCCTCAGGGACTGATGTCACAGGAGATAGGACTGCTTTGACTCCAGCAGGGATATTCAGCTGGAAGCAAATGCAGGAAGGCATCAGCCCCAGGGCTACGCACCCAGCTGGGAAGTAACAGGAGGGGAAGTCAGAGAAGGAAGACCAACAGTGACTTATTTAATTGGAACAGAAAGGCTCCAGTAACAAATTGCTGAGATACTTGCACGCATGGATGTACACGCTTGCATTTAACTATACAGGGCTGAGGGGCTGCGTTTGCCGAAAGGTTGAGGTCATTGCCTAATGGTAGAGAATCCCAGCAGTGCAATCCCAATTTGTCTAGACAGGCAGAGAGGTAAAGACACCCTGCTTAACCCCTGCTGGACTGCATGTTTCCGAGTCATGGTACATAGCTCCCATTGGAGATCTCACCTTAAAGAGGAGCTGGAAAGCGAAAGTGGTGGAACTATTCCTTTCCAAGAACTACACAGGTCTCCTTGTGGGCTGCCTGTGGGATCAGGCCCCTCCAGCAGGcatgtggggctgggagaaGGGTGGGACTGGCAGCTGATGAGGGAGATGGAGAACCCATCACACTGTGTGATAGTACCTCCAGGATGGGTTAGGTGGGCAGCCCTGGCCGTGCTGCCCCATTGCTGCATCCCTGGGCACCCACTGGCACAAGGACACACTCACAGTTCCCACCAGCTGCAATGCCAAACTGCACACCTTTATTCAGCGGGGAAAAGCAGCCTCTGGCCAAACCACTGCAGGCCCACGGTGGGATGTCTCCAGCTTCCACTCCCACGGTCACACCATGGGAGACTGCAGAGGTGGGAAGAGGAGAGGTCAACAGGGAACATTTCCAGGAGCGAGAAGCAAGGGCAATCTCCTGCTTGGGGAGTCTGGCTCTTCAGCCCCatattctgcagaaagaaaacacactgtGAAGTCATCTGCTtttattctccttctttttctgtctctcagtGCATATCAGTTCTCCTGGATAACAATGACACTTTGACATGAATTGCAATGCAGGTAAATAACCAGCCTGCACAGCAGACAGTTTGGTTTCAGCCTGGTTTCCAAGGCTTTGCTGAGATATCAGGGAGCGGGTTCTTTGCCTCACGCTACCCAGGGGAGAGCCTTCACTCTTCTCCAACCTGGGGAAGCATTTACAAAACTGGCAGGCCAGGCAGCCCTGTGTAACTGAAGGGAATGGGGAGGGCAATGTCTGATCTGGGGTTCCTCCAGCCCCTTTCGTGGGAAGGTCCTAGcaccttctcctttcctccccaaGCCTCTGCCCTGGATCACACAGAGCCCAAAGCCAGCAGCTAGGCTTGGGGCTCAAAGGCAACAACAGCTATTTCTCTCATCTCAGTAGCAGGTCCAATTTCATCCCTGATCCCAAAGCTTACTTTTTGCAGCACAACTGAAATCTTGAACATGTCCCACTGACGATAAAGCCGAATGGGCAGTTTGGAAATAGGCAGAAACCTTTCTGTCGAGAACATTCCGCTCTACTTCTTGGAGCCCGGGAGGATCctgcacagagagaaagaaaatgagtatgGGATACCTGTAAAAACTGTGTGTGGTTCTAGAGGGGCTGGCCAGTGGATCTCAGTCTAACATGTACACAAAGTGCCGAACCCAAAAACCCAGCTTTCATCCGAACCAACCCATCAGAGCCCTCCTCATCGTTACCCACCCCTGACAAACTCCTTCCTGAGATATGGAGAACCCCACAGAGCTCACACCTCACCTGCAACACCCTGGGCCAGGAGGAGGATGACGGGGAAGAGCAGGTACATGATCCGCATGGTTTGTGCCTATCCTGGGTTTTCACGGGGCTGCAGAGGG
The sequence above is drawn from the Numida meleagris isolate 19003 breed g44 Domestic line chromosome 3, NumMel1.0, whole genome shotgun sequence genome and encodes:
- the LOC110396689 gene encoding gallinacin-2; its protein translation is MRILYLLFSLLFLALQVSPGLSLSRRDMLFCNGGSCHFGRCPSHLIKVGRCFGFRNCCKWPWNA